The Phaeobacter sp. A36a-5a genomic interval GATGGTCGCAGGCAACTGGAAAATGAACGGCACCGCAAGTGCGCTGACCGAGCTGGGCAATCTGGCCTATAGCTGCAAGTCGGCCAAAGCCGAAGTGGTGATTTGCCCCCCGGCAACGCTGCTCTACCGGGCAGCCAATGTCTGCGTCGACAGCAAGGTCGACATCGGCGCCCAGGATTGCCATAGCGCGACCTACGGTGCCCATACCGGCGACCTCAGCGCCGAAATGCTGCATGACGCCGGGGCGAGCGCGGTGATTCTCGGCCATTCCGAACGGCGTGCCAATCACGGCGAGACCGATGACATGGTCCGCGCCAAGGCCAGGACCGCCATTGCAGCGGGACTCACCGCCATCATCTGCGTCGGCGAAACGCAGGACCAGCGCGAGGCCGGCAAGACGCTGGAGGTGGTTCGCGCCCAGCTGGCAGGCTCGCTGCCGGACGACACCAGCGGCACGAGTGTGGTGGTCGCCTATGAACCGGTCTGGGCTATTGGCACCGGCAAAGTGCCCACGGTCGAACAGATCGCAGAGGTGCACAACGACCTGCGCGCAAGCCTCGTCAAACGCTTCGGCGGTGAAACCGCCAATGCCATCCGACTGCTCTACGGCGGCTCGGTAAAATCCAGCAATGCCAAGGAG includes:
- the tpiA gene encoding triose-phosphate isomerase, whose product is MRRKMVAGNWKMNGTASALTELGNLAYSCKSAKAEVVICPPATLLYRAANVCVDSKVDIGAQDCHSATYGAHTGDLSAEMLHDAGASAVILGHSERRANHGETDDMVRAKARTAIAAGLTAIICVGETQDQREAGKTLEVVRAQLAGSLPDDTSGTSVVVAYEPVWAIGTGKVPTVEQIAEVHNDLRASLVKRFGGETANAIRLLYGGSVKSSNAKEIFAVAHVDGALVGGASLKAADFAPIVAALDASD